In the Armatimonadota bacterium genome, CATGCAGGACGCCGACGTGATCCTTGCGGTCGGCAGCCGGCTTGGCGGCCTGGTGACCGACTCGTACCGGCTGGTCGGACCAGAGTGCACCGTCATCCACGCCGACATCGACCCCGAAGCCATCGGTCACAACTTCTCCACGGCCATCGGCGCCCAGGCCGACGCGCGGACCTTCCTGGAGGACCTGCTCGCGGCCCTGGACAGCGCGCGCGAGCTCGACCGCCATCGAGACGACCGCGCGCGCTGGGCCGGACAGGCTCTGGAGGAGAAGGCGGCTTGGCAGCGGAGGTTCGCCGAGGTGGCCTCGCGCGATGGCATGCCGATGCGGCCCGAGGCGCTGGTCCAGGCGCTGCAGGACGTCATGCCGCCCGAAGGCTTGCTGCTCGCCGACACGGGCTACGCCGCCGCGTGGGTCGGCGCGCTCTACGAGGTGCGCACCGCCGGCCGCGGGTTCGTGCGGTCAGACGGGTCGCTGGGCTGGGCGTTCCCGGCCAGCCTCGGCGCGAAGCTGGCCGCCCCATCGCGGCCTATCGTGGCGGTGACCGGCGACGGCGGCTTCGGCTACCACGTCGGCGAGCTCGAGACCGCCGTGCGGCTGCGGCTGCCGGTAATCGTCATCGTGCTGAACAACAGCTCCCTCGCCTTCGAGTACCACATCCAGAAGCTGCTCTACGGCGACCCCGTGTTCGAGGTGGACGACTTTGCGGACGTGGATCACGGCGCCGTGGCGCGCGCGTTCGGGGCTGACGGGGTCCGGGTGCGCACTCCGGCGGAGTTCCGCCAGGCGTTTGGGCGGGCGCTCGCGGCCGGCCGGCCGGTGGTGATCGACGCGATTATCGACAAGGACGCGATCGCGCCGGTCACACGATATGACGCGATCCGGGAAAGAGAGCTGTAGGCCATAGGGCCCCTGGTCGCGTCGGTCGCGCCCGTCGCGTCCGGTCGCGTCGCCTGGCGTGCCCAGGTTCAGATAGATCCGAAACACCCTGACTGACTGAGGATGTTGAAGCTCAAGCGCCACCTCAATCTGTTGGGAGGTCCGGCAGGCCGCCCAGCAGGAACCGGACTGGTACTTCTCGACCCGTGAGCACTGCGCATCCTGGATCTCCGAGACCTGGCTGGCACAGCAGCGTCGGACGCTCCCCCCCTCACGTATTCGCGCGGCTCCACGAGTCACGGTGGGTCGAGGGTGCCGGGGCTTTCCTGCTAGCCGCCGAGGTAGACGCGATCTTCGACCACACTCTGCGGCTGGCGGCCCAGCGCACGGCCGACGTCGCCCATGCCATCGGCCTCGACCTAGGGCTTGTGCGCGATCGCAATGCAGCCTGTGTTGCGCACAGGAATCAACAGACCGGCCATGTTGTCGTAGACGACATCCGCACGTGGACGGGTCGGCCTGGAGCATCGGTGGATCTGGTGGACGTGGAGGCCGAGGTGGCGGGGCTGGCCCAGATCTTTGGCGCATCAGTCGTCATAGACCCCTATCAGGCTGCACTGCTCGGACAGCGTCTCCATCGGGCAGCGGTCAGGGTCATGGAGCACCCGTTTACGGCGGAGAGCCGACGGCGCTTGTTTGGTCTCCTGCTCCAGCTCGTCAAAGACCGTCACCTGCGCTGCTTCCCCCACAATGACCTGCAACGCGAACTGCTCGCTCTGGAGGTCTCGGAGACTGCCAGCGGGTGGCGCGTGGATCACCGGCTAGGCCGGCACGACGACCACGTGGTGGCGTGGGCGGCCCAGGCGCTGACGGCCACGCGAGAACTGATCTACGGGGTAGACTACGGCATCTGCTGACCGTTGGGTCCCCTGGCGCCGGTCACCTCGTCCGCCTCGGCGGTCAGGCGGCGTAGCCACCAGGTGTAGGCCTGGAGAGTGGCTTCGGCGCAGCCGATGACGCGCATGGTCGGCAGAGGCGTCCCGCAGGGCCATGGCGCGGCGTACCCGTTGAACGTGCCTCAGGTTCATCCTCGTTCGCCTCTCCCGCTGTCATGCTCGATTGGCTGCAGTTTGGCTGCAGTAGAGCCTCTAGAGGGCTTCAAGCTGTGCCTGAGAGCGCCGGCTAGAATGCCCACTGCATGCGCACTTGCGCCATCAGGATGCCCAAAACCCTTGGTGTATGGGCCTTTTTGCGAGGATGACGGCTGGAATGCTGATTCTGAACGGTTCTTGGCTGGTGGAGACGAGGGGATTCGAACCCCCGACCCCCCTGGTTGCAAACCAGGTTGTACTGGCTCAGTAGCTCCGAAACACTTTCCTCCTTTCGCTGCTGGGTTTGCCAGCGGGTGACGTACTCCTGCGGTGTTTGGTACTGAAGGGCCTGGTGAGGCCGGACGGTGTTGTAGACCTGCTCCCAGGCCTGGAGCAGGGCATTGTGCTCAGCCAGGGAGTCGGGCACCTCTACCAGGTCGTAGAACTCCTCCTGCACCGTCCGGTGGGCGCGCTCGACATGGCCGTTCAGTTTCGGGCTCCGGGGCGGCAGCACGAACAGCCGACTCCCCAGGGCCTTGCACGCCTCCTCGAACCGCGCCTTGAACTCACTGCCTCCGTCGATCTGGATCGCCCGCACCGGGAACCCCAACCGGGGCAACGCCTTCCGCAGCACCCATGCCGCCGCCCGGCTGCTGCCCTGCGCGTGGGCTGCCAGCACCCCCGTGCGGCTGACGACATCGGTGGCCGTGAAGTGAATCCGCCGCAGCCCCGGCCGGACCTCGATCGGCGTGCTGTCGATCTGCACCAGATCCCCCGGCGCCCGGGGGACGTAGTCCCAGGGCTTCCGCTGCGCCCAGCGCCGCCGCCGGCTCCGACGCTGGCGTCGAAGCTGCTGCACCCGCACCACCGCCGGTTCCCGGAGCTGTCCCACTGCCCGCAGCCGGCTCAACGTCCGGCCCACCGTCGACGCCGAGACCACCCAGCCCTCCCGCTGCAGCAGCCAGGCCAGCTTCGCCTTCCCCCACCGGGGATAGGCCTCCCGTAGCGCTCGGATCCGCCCCACCAGCGCAGGCGGTGTCTGGGGCTGCCGCACCCGCCGCGGCCGTCGGGTCCGCCGCTCGTCCTCCAGGCTCTCCAGCCGCCGCGGGTGATACCGACGCCACCACCGGTAGAACGTCGCCGGACTGATCCCAAAGTGCCGACAGGTCAGCCGGGCGTTCCCGCCATGGGCCAGATAGAAGTCCATCCACCGCAGGCGCTGCCGAGCCTCCCGCGACAGCGAGGGCCCATCCGCACCCTGCGGCCTTCCGGGAGCACGATCTCCTGGACATTCATAGGGCCAGTATAGCCCCGGCGGACCGGCTTGAAACGGCGCTTGAGCTTCAACATCCTCAGTCAGGGTGTTTCGGATCTATCTGAACCTGGGCACGGCTCCGGATGTCAGGCGCCTGGAGAACCACCCCCTCTGCAAGCCAGGGCCAGGACCGGAATGGGTCCTGGCTCCCATTGCGAGACCAGACCGCGACGCTGCTGCCTATGGAGCCGTGAGGTTCACACCGAAGTAGGCCCCGCTCCAGCGTACGCCACAGTTGGACGCTCCGCCGCACATGATCGTGGGATCGTAATCCCAGTTGATCGCTGCCATGTCTACTGCCAGCGGGGCGCCCCCTCGTCCTCCCGCGCCCGGCGTTGGAGGCACCTGCCGTTGCGTCGCGCCCCCCGTTCGTCGCCAGGTTAGGACCCTTTCGCCCCTGCCATCGGAAGCCCACGGGCCAGCCGCGCCGGCGCCACCGGCAGCGAGGCGACGCGCACCCCTGTGGCGTCGGCCACCGCGTTCGCAATCGCCGCCGCGCCCGCTACCACCGGCGGCTCCCCGACCCCCTTGGCCCCGAACGGCCCCTCGTCGGAGGGCACTTCGACGATCACGGTCTCCACCCGGGGCACAGTGGTCGCCCGGGGGAGAGGGTAGTCGGCAAACGTGGCCGTCACCAGCGCCCCGGCCCCGTCGTAGACCACGCGCTCCAGCAGCCCCCAGCCGATGCCCTGCGCGGCGCCCCCGATCATCTGGCCCTCGACCGCCGGGGGGTTGAGGGCTCGGCCCACGTCCTGGACGACCACGTGGTCGGTGACCTGTACCTCGCCGGTCTCGCGGTCGACCCGTAGCCGGACCAGGTGCCCGGCGAAGCCCGGCGACTGCCGGGTGATCACGGTGTTGCCCACCCCGAAGACTGGCGCGTACTGGGCGCCAAAGCGCATGCTCATGGCGGCGATCTCGGCCAGGCTGACCGCGGCCGTGGGCGTCCCTTTGACGACCACCTGGCCGTCCCGCAGCTCAAGGTCGTCGACCCGCGCCTCGAGGTGGCTGGCCGCGATCTGGAGGATCTGGCGCCGCGCGTCTTCGGCTGCCAGGCGGACGGCGGTGCCGACCGTGTAGGTGATCTTGCTGCCACCGGACATGCCCGCGTAGGGCGCCTGGCTGGTGTCCGCGGTGCGGACGCGGACCCGCTCGGGCGGCAGCCCCAGCACCTCGGCGGCGATCAAGCCCATGGTGGTGAGGGTACCGGTGATGTCCACCGCGCCGACCACGACCTCGAACGTGCCGTCGGTGTTGGCGCGCACGCACGCCGAGGCCGACTCGATGCCGCCCAGCCATCCGCCCACCGCGACGCCGACCCCCTCGTCGGGCGCCTTCGGCCGGTGGCGGAGGGGATGGGCCTCCAGGACCTCGAGCACCTCGCGCAGGCCCATCTTCGCCCACGGCCGGCCGTTGGGCATCGGGTCGCCGGGCCGCGAGGCGTTCTTGAGGCGCAGCGCCACCGGGTCGATGTCCAGGCGCCGGGCAAGTTCGTCCATGGCCGACTCGATGGCGAACGTCGCCTGCGGTGCAGCGGGCGCCCGGTA is a window encoding:
- a CDS encoding thiamine pyrophosphate-binding protein codes for the protein MATCAEIITDELKHLGVRHFFLLTGGDHALWVSFKRAGIHQVLARSEHAAVYMADAYARLTQEPACVYGQYGPGAANVAGSLAEPWWSSSPVVALLSTMRRPHRYRFEYQELDQLPLFAPVTKWQAEAAIPAQIPHLIRAGLLRSVTGNPGPVYIGIPNDLTGAPYDGEDPAPSRRALPRSLRFPLHRPKAPAETVALAARLLARAARPVILAGNGVHASGAYAELLTLIERLGAPLVTSLAGKGAIPEDHPLAMGTVGRYSRTYANRCMQDADVILAVGSRLGGLVTDSYRLVGPECTVIHADIDPEAIGHNFSTAIGAQADARTFLEDLLAALDSARELDRHRDDRARWAGQALEEKAAWQRRFAEVASRDGMPMRPEALVQALQDVMPPEGLLLADTGYAAAWVGALYEVRTAGRGFVRSDGSLGWAFPASLGAKLAAPSRPIVAVTGDGGFGYHVGELETAVRLRLPVIVIVLNNSSLAFEYHIQKLLYGDPVFEVDDFADVDHGAVARAFGADGVRVRTPAEFRQAFGRALAAGRPVVIDAIIDKDAIAPVTRYDAIREREL
- a CDS encoding xanthine dehydrogenase family protein molybdopterin-binding subunit, whose protein sequence is MERDAMALVIGKPHKRTDGREKVTGAMQYTEDLRLPGMLHARLLTSPHPRARIVEIPRAAALAVPGVVAVVTADDLARIGQARRELANGRTAYTGQPVAVVVAASEAAAADGVEALRAAARFEPLPAVLTIDEALAPGAPLVQEAVEFEEGDAQAHATVEVQEQHAETPGNVTNRVTFTRGDVAAGLAQAEVVVRRTYTTARVHQGYLEPHATVATVDPATGDVTIYTATQGQFYVRRETAKVLGLPEAQVRVVPMHVGGGFGGKILLHQPLVAALALLLRRPVRLVLTRMEDFLTTTPAPATVIDLELGARRDGTLVALRGRVLMDAGARPGAPLATGGILLGGYYRVPHLAIECLEVLTNKPPVGAYRAPAAPQATFAIESAMDELARRLDIDPVALRLKNASRPGDPMPNGRPWAKMGLREVLEVLEAHPLRHRPKAPDEGVGVAVGGWLGGIESASACVRANTDGTFEVVVGAVDITGTLTTMGLIAAEVLGLPPERVRVRTADTSQAPYAGMSGGSKITYTVGTAVRLAAEDARRQILQIAASHLEARVDDLELRDGQVVVKGTPTAAVSLAEIAAMSMRFGAQYAPVFGVGNTVITRQSPGFAGHLVRLRVDRETGEVQVTDHVVVQDVGRALNPPAVEGQMIGGAAQGIGWGLLERVVYDGAGALVTATFADYPLPRATTVPRVETVIVEVPSDEGPFGAKGVGEPPVVAGAAAIANAVADATGVRVASLPVAPARLARGLPMAGAKGS